Proteins encoded together in one Hylaeus volcanicus isolate JK05 chromosome 3, UHH_iyHylVolc1.0_haploid, whole genome shotgun sequence window:
- the LOC128873817 gene encoding NADH dehydrogenase [ubiquinone] 1 beta subcomplex subunit 5, mitochondrial — MAVWSRLFLSAGQKLFKSNGASANVMSKNGIVRCMSDNHSMIITASRWQWHQFKNWMHFYFFVGAIPVAIVVFCANVFIGPATLEPIPEGYVPKRWEYFRSPITRFMSRYLCPIKQQEYEKFLAKAAILQEQKNLRILHKQVRSLIRRHQDYPAFAYRRSLTSTSIRKYREHLDQLNG, encoded by the exons ATGGCGGTGTGGAGCAGACTTTTCCTCTCGGCCGggcaaaaattgttcaaatctAATGGAGCATCGGCGAACGTAATGTCAAAGAATG GAATTGTACGATGCATGTCGGATAACCACTCAATGATCATAACAGCATCTCGCTGGCAGTGGCATCAATTCAAGAACTGgatgcatttctatttttttgtggGCGCCATCCCTGTTGCCATAGTTGTATTTTGCGCTAACGTATTTATCGGGCCAGCTACATTGGAACCAATTCCAGAAGGTTATGTTCCTAAGCGATGGGAATATTTTAGA tcaCCGATTACAAGGTTTATGTCAAGATATTTATGCCCAATAAAACAACAAGAGTATGAGAAATTCCTTGCTAAGGCAGCTATACTCCAGGAACAAAAAAATCTTAGGATCTTACACAAACAAGTTCGATCACTCATCAGACGTCATCAGGATTATCCAGCTTTTGCTTATAGAAGAAGTTTAACATCAACaagtataagaaaatatagagAACATCTCGACCAACTGAATGGTTAA